A section of the Rattus norvegicus strain BN/NHsdMcwi chromosome 15, GRCr8, whole genome shotgun sequence genome encodes:
- the Or2t35 gene encoding olfactory receptor Olr1605, protein MEAVYKNSTDFILLGLITHPTFPGLIFAVVFSIFVVAVTANLVMIMLIRMDSRLHTPMYFLLSQLSIMDTVYICITVPKMLQDLLSKDKTISFLGCALQIFLYLTLIGGEFFLLGLMAYDRFVAVCNPLRYPIIMNPRICLLMVLGSWAGGSLDGFMLTPVTMSFPYCGSREINHFFCEIPAVLKLSCTDTSLYETLMYACCVLMLLIPISFISVSYTRILITVYHMSSAEGRRKAFTTCSSHIIVVSIFYGAAFYTNVLPHSYHTPEKDKVVSAFYTILTPMLNPLIYSLRNRDVAAALRKVLRKHASSQRFRVRHVPEKY, encoded by the coding sequence ATGGAGGCTGTTTACAAGAACTCCACTGACTTCATCCTCCTGGGCCTCATCACCCACCCAACATTTCCTGGGCTGATCTTTGCTGTAGTTTTCTCCATCTTTGTGGTGGCTGTAACAGCCAACTTGGTCATGATTATGCTCATTCGTATGGACTCTCGTcttcacacacccatgtactttttgctCAGCCAGTTGTCCATCATGGATACTGTCTACATCTGTATCACTGTTCCCAAGATGCTTCAAGATCTCCTGTCCAAAGACAAGACCATTTCCTTTCTGGGATGTGCACTGCAAATATTTCTCTACCTGACATTGATTGGGGGAGAGTTTTTCCTGCTGGGCCTCATGGCTTATGACAGATTTGTGGCTGTGTGCAACCCTCTACGGTACCCCATAATCATGAATCCCAGGATTTGTTTGCTTATGGTGCTAGGCTCCTGGGCTGGTGGGTCTTTGGATGGATTCATGCTGACACCTGTTACTATGAGTTTTCCTTACTGTGGATCTCGAGAGATCAACCACTTTTTCTGTGAGATCCCAGCTGTGCTGAAGCTATCCTGCACAGACACATCACTGTATGAAACCTTGATGTATGCATGCTGTGTGCTGATGCTACTCATCCCGATATCCTTCATCTCAGTCTCCTATACTCGGATCCTCATCACTGTCTACCACATGAGCTCTGCTGAGGGCCGACGTAAAGCTTTCACCACGTGTTCCTCCCACATTATAGTAGTGAGCATTTTTTATGGGGCAGCTTTCTATACCAATGTACTGCCCCATTCCTATCACACACCTGAGAAAGACAAGGTTGTGTCAGCCTTTTACACCATTCTCACTCCCATGTTGAACCCACTCATTTATAGTTTGAGGAATAGAGATGTGGCCGCAGCTCTAAGAAAAGTCCTAAGGAAACATGCCTCCTCTCAGAGATTCCGAGTGAGACATGTGCCTGAGAAATACTAG